In Selenihalanaerobacter shriftii, the DNA window TGAAGCAGTTATTATTGGAGATAAAAAATGGTCTGTTAAAAAATAAACAACTATTCCAATTAAGGTCATAATACAAAATAAAATTAGAATAATTCTATTTCTAATTTCCTTTACTCTTTGTTCTACTTCATTTACATATATCCCTGTTCCTAATATCCATTTCCAAGGTTTAAATGCTGTAACATAAGCCATCTTAGGTTCTACCTTTGTTTGATCATCATAATATTGCCATTTATAATCCATATATGCATAAACTTGCTCTTTAAGAGTTACCATTATTTGCTGAAAACTTTCATCTAATTCGTTTGCTACAGAGGTTGCTTGTGATTCATCTGTTAGAAAAAAAGTCTTACTTTTATTATTAATATCCATAAATTTTAATGGTATATCGGTAATTTTAATTAAATCATTTAATTTATTACCATTAAGCTTAGGTTTAAAAGGATGTATAATTATTTGAGAATCAAAATTTAAAATCCAAAGATACTTCTTCTTCTTAGGACCATAGGTAGATTCTTTTATTATATGTTTTGCATTATATTGTGCCTCTTCTTGACTGATTTTACCTTTTTGAGCTAATTCATAATAATGTTGTAAGATACCTACTGAAGAATCTACAATTCTCTTCATTTGAATCTTCTTTTCTTGATATATTTCTTGCTTAATACTAGGTAAAATAAATAAATTAATTATACTAACTGTAAAGACTATAATAATAAAAATTATTATTATCAATTTTGATTTAACACTATTCGTTATTCCTATTATTAATTTATGAACCCTCAGCATCTTTTTTCCCCCTAAAGTATCTTCCAAAAAACACATAAAAATATACTTTCTTAATGATTTTTAATATCTTTATGCTATTGGTATATTAATATATTTAGATTAATACATATAATAACTTCTATGCAGGAACAAATGTTCCTGCAATCTCAGGAAAAAAATGTAATATTTATTTAGGAATAGTAAATGAAAGAATATAATTGACAGGAATTAAAGAGGAAATAATTTAAAATTACACCTTCTCTTACTATATAAAATGCTTAATCTCCTTTATTTCCTTCTGCATAATAAAAAAGAGGACTTTATAAGCCCCCTCTAAAAATTAATTTATTTCAATAACCTTGATTTTAATTCCTTTCTTCTTAAATTCAGGAATCAATTTCTCTTTATTTCCTACAATTACTGTAAGAAACTTTTCTGGATATGTATATTTAGCAAAAGATTTTTGAGCTTCTTCAACAGTAAGACCATTATATTTCTTTATAAATTTATTCATATAACTAGCTTTTCTATTCTTTATCTCTACATTATAAATAACCTTAGATAAAATATTTAATTTAGATTTATATTTTTTAGGATAAAGAGCATTATAACGATTTATGATCTTAAATAACTCCTCATCTGTTATCTTAGCTTTTCCACTTTTAATAGCCAGCATTTCTTCCTTAATAGCTTCCATAGTCTCATAAGTTTTATTAGGTTTTACTTCCGTAGTAATATAATAATCACCATCCAATTGATCATAACTATCATTAGAATGAACACCATAAACATAACCTTTTTTAACCCTTAAATTTTTCATTAATCTACTTCCAAAATCGCCTCCACCATAAACCCGGTTAGCTATTGTAAAAGGAATTCTAGATTGAAATTCATCACTAAAAAAACTATATCCCATTTTTATCTTAGCTTGAGTGGCGTCTGGTTTATTAATAATAATAACCTTATTATAATTTTTTCCATCTACTTTAAGCTTAGACTTTTTAAGATTAATTTTATCTTGAGGCCAATTTTTAAATTCTGCTTTAATTAACTGCTTCATCTTACTTATATCTATATCACCAACTATACCTAATATAGTATTATTAGGCGTAATATTTTGATTATAGAATTCTTTTAGACTAGCAGGTGTTATATTAGCTAAAGCCTTTCTTCTTAAATCTAAATCATATTGAAATGAATATGGGTGGTTATGGTAGATAGTCTTGTAAAAATACATATTGAGTAAAGAACTTTCCTGGGTTTTTGCCTGTAATAAACTTTGTAAAGTCTGTTGTTTAATTCTACTAAAATAATCGGCATTAAACTTTGGATTTTGAAATAAATCAGCCATTAATGAAATCATATCTTTCTTATCTATGCTTAAGGCATCACCAGAAAACTTAGTATAATCATTTTTAACACTAAAACTAAAATCAATACCATGTAACTCTTTATACTTAGAAAATTCTTCTTCCTCAAAATTTTGAGTACTTGTATTCATCATTGTAAACATTAAATCAGAAATTCCAGCTACATTTTCTGTTTCCTGCCTTCTTCCACCTTTAATATAACCTACAACTTCAATAATCGGTAAAGTATGATCTTCCACAAGATAAATAGTTAAACCATTATCTAACTTTACTCGTTCATAATTAGGAATATCGACATGAGGCACTTTATTCTTGCTTTCAGCTAATTTTTCAAACAGTTCTTTATTAAATTTACTTTTAGCAAAAGATTCTTGAATCAAAAAGGCTTGTAATAGAATAACCATAATTAACAGAATCATTATAGATTTCTTCATTGCATATCACCTCAACCCTATATTAATCATAATTATTAATCTTTATAAACTCAAATTGATTATTACTAACAAATCACTATCACTTTTTAGGTACAATATACCCCACAGTTCTGTTATTTTTAGTAAAATATTCTTTAGCAGCTACGATAATATCATCTTTAGTGAGATTTTTTAATCTTTTAATTTTCTTTTGATAAAGCTTTGGATCATTATACCTAATAACACTTTTAGCTACTGTATGAGCAATTTCAGAAGTTTTCTTTTGGTTAAAGATTGTCTTCTTTAATGCAGCTTTCTTAACTATTTTAAGTTCTTCATCTGTAATTCCTTCATTGATTAATTTCTTTAATTCTTCATCAAACGCATTCTTCACTTGATCAATTATCTCTTTCTTCATAGGCATAGTATAAATAAGAGCAAACCCCGGCTTACGTAATTCTACTGGGAAGGCTCCAACCCTTAGAATCATATTTTTCTTCTTCTTCAATTCAGATTTAACTCTAGAAGTAGAATTATTTATCCAAATATCCAATAACGCCTCTATAGCTATCATATCAGGATGATTGCCTTTTGGAATTTTATAAATCATACCTATAATTGGTAACTTTGTATTCTCCTTTACTTTTATAAATCGTTCTTTAGTCTGTTTAGGCTCTTTTATATTTAACCTATCTATTTCTTTTGATTGATAATCACCATAATACTTTTTAGCAAGCTTATGTACCCTCTGAGGATCAACATCCCCTGAAACTACCATTACTGCATTATTAGGAGCATAATATTGGTTATAATATCTTCTAACATCATTTGTATTTATATTCTTAAGATCCTTCATCCAACCAATTATCTGATGATGTAATGATGATTCTTTAAAAGCTTTAGCCTGAATCTTTTCTAAAGCTGAATTAAAAGTAGTATTTTCAACTCTCTTTCTTCTTTCTTGCATAACTACCTCTTTTTCTCTTTTAAATTCCTGAGGGTCTATCTTTAAATTACCCATTCTGTCGGCTTCTATAGCCATAGCCAACTCAAGTTTTGTTGATGGAATTTCCTCATAATACATAGTATAATCATAATAAGTACCAGCATTATTTATACCACCTGTAGACTTAATAAGTTCATGAACTTCATCTTTTGGAAGGCTTTCTGTTCCTAAAAACATAGTATGTTCTAAAAGATGTGATATACCTGAAAGACCTTGTGGTTCATCGATCGAACCTACTTTATACCATACAGCAAACTTAGCTAGTGGTAGTTGATGATCTTCAAAAACATAAACTTGTAAACCATTATTTAATTTAAAATATGAGTAATTAACTTTTGGTACAAATAATTTTCCTTTTACATCTTGCTTTTTAGCTAACCCTGCACATCCAGTGAGGGCAAGCACTATTAATGAAATTAATAGTATATATATAACTTTTTTCACTCTAATCCCTCCTTCCTTTAATGTTATATCGTATGTAACTTAATACTAGTTTAATATAATAATTATTACTATTCTACATACTGTATTTCTTTATTATAGACAACTATCCTGCAACTTTAAGCAAGAAAAATTTGATAAGAAAATCACTTTTCAAATTAATACTAATAGGCATGCCTATTAGTATATCAAATTATATTAAACAACTAATTATAATTTAAATTTGTCTACTAAATTATTTAAATCTTGCGCCATACCAGCCAATTCTTGTAAAGAAGTAGAAATTTGCTGAATAGCTGCCGACTGTTCTTCAGTAGCACTAGAGATTTCTTCACTTCCACCGGCAATTTGTTGTCCAAAAGAAGCAATTTTGAGTCTATTCAGCAAGTTCTCTAACTTCCTCTGCAACTACTGCAAAACCTTGTCCTTGTTCTTCTGCTCTAACTGCTTCTATTGCTGCATTTAAAGCTAATAAATTGGTTTGATCAGCTATATCAACTATAACATCTACAATATCTGCTATCTCCTCTGAAGCATTATTGAGCTCACTAACCATTGCACTAGATTCTTGTGAAGATTTTAAAATTCTCTTCATTACATTTTGAATTTCTTGCATTTTTTCCAAGCCATCCTCGGCTAAATCTCTCACATCATTAGCAACTTCATTCATATTTTGAGAAGTATTATTTAAATTTTCCGTATTAGTAATAAACTCTTGAGTTGAAGCTGCAACTTCCTCTATAGAAGCCGAGGCCTCTTCACTAGTAGCAGATAATTCTTGAGTAGTAGATGCAGTATTTTGTGCAGCCTCTCGTACATCTTGTAGCATATCTTTTACTGCATTTTGAGTACTAATCAATGCGTGACCTAAAGTTCTTAATTCATCTTTTCTACTTAAAAGCATTTCCGGTACTTTGATAGTAAAATCACCTTTAGAAACTTCCTTCGACATCTACTCCTATTTATTACAAAATTATTCAATTATATATGACTAATCTTTAACTTTCTCTCCATTAATAAATACGTCTTCTATATTTGACTTAATATCTAAAGGGTCACCATCAAAGATGACTAAGTCTGCATCTTTTCCTACTTCTATACTACCAACTCGGTCAGCTAATCCTAAAATTTCTGCTGGATTAATAGTAATGGCTTTTAAGGCATCTATTTCATCCATACCGGACTTAACAGCTAATGCTGCATAAATCGGTAAATTTTCAATCGGCATGACTGGATGATCACTTACTAAAGCAACTTTAACACCAGCACTAGCTAAGATTCCTGGTGTTTCAAAAGAAACTTCTTTTAATTCCACTTTAACTGCGGCACTCATACTAGGTCCTAAGGTAACTGACACATCTGTAGCCATTAATTCATCTACTACCTTATGTCCCTCAGTACAATGTTCTATAGTAATATCAATATCGAATTCACAGGCTATTCGCAATGCTGTCATAATATCATCAGCTCTATGAGCATGAATTTTTAAAGGGATTTCTTTATTAATTACTTGTGCTATACTTTCTAAACGAATATCTCTATTAAATGATTCATCTTCCTTTTTAGCCACACTCTTTTCAGTTAAATAATCTTGGGTATTCATAAATGCCTCTCTTAGTAAAGCAGCTACTGCCATTCTAGTGACCGGTGACTCATCTTGTTTTCCATAATAATCTTTAGGATTTTCACCAACAGCAGCTTTAATTCCCGCTGGACTTTTTAATACCATTTCATCAACAGTATTTCCTTTTGTCTTCATTACTAAT includes these proteins:
- a CDS encoding amidohydrolase, with translation MIAITNAKIITMADKIIEKGSIIIEGSKIKNVGKNIEIYEVEEIIDANNKIVIPGMIDAHTHLGLDEEGLGWEGEDFNETSDPVTPHLRAIDGVNPHELGLAKAYQNGITTVMTGPGSANVIGGQVLVMKTKGNTVDEMVLKSPAGIKAAVGENPKDYYGKQDESPVTRMAVAALLREAFMNTQDYLTEKSVAKKEDESFNRDIRLESIAQVINKEIPLKIHAHRADDIMTALRIACEFDIDITIEHCTEGHKVVDELMATDVSVTLGPSMSAAVKVELKEVSFETPGILASAGVKVALVSDHPVMPIENLPIYAALAVKSGMDEIDALKAITINPAEILGLADRVGSIEVGKDADLVIFDGDPLDIKSNIEDVFINGEKVKD
- a CDS encoding M16 family metallopeptidase, which produces MKKVIYILLISLIVLALTGCAGLAKKQDVKGKLFVPKVNYSYFKLNNGLQVYVFEDHQLPLAKFAVWYKVGSIDEPQGLSGISHLLEHTMFLGTESLPKDEVHELIKSTGGINNAGTYYDYTMYYEEIPSTKLELAMAIEADRMGNLKIDPQEFKREKEVVMQERRKRVENTTFNSALEKIQAKAFKESSLHHQIIGWMKDLKNINTNDVRRYYNQYYAPNNAVMVVSGDVDPQRVHKLAKKYYGDYQSKEIDRLNIKEPKQTKERFIKVKENTKLPIIGMIYKIPKGNHPDMIAIEALLDIWINNSTSRVKSELKKKKNMILRVGAFPVELRKPGFALIYTMPMKKEIIDQVKNAFDEELKKLINEGITDEELKIVKKAALKKTIFNQKKTSEIAHTVAKSVIRYNDPKLYQKKIKRLKNLTKDDIIVAAKEYFTKNNRTVGYIVPKK
- a CDS encoding M16 family metallopeptidase yields the protein MKKSIMILLIMVILLQAFLIQESFAKSKFNKELFEKLAESKNKVPHVDIPNYERVKLDNGLTIYLVEDHTLPIIEVVGYIKGGRRQETENVAGISDLMFTMMNTSTQNFEEEEFSKYKELHGIDFSFSVKNDYTKFSGDALSIDKKDMISLMADLFQNPKFNADYFSRIKQQTLQSLLQAKTQESSLLNMYFYKTIYHNHPYSFQYDLDLRRKALANITPASLKEFYNQNITPNNTILGIVGDIDISKMKQLIKAEFKNWPQDKINLKKSKLKVDGKNYNKVIIINKPDATQAKIKMGYSFFSDEFQSRIPFTIANRVYGGGDFGSRLMKNLRVKKGYVYGVHSNDSYDQLDGDYYITTEVKPNKTYETMEAIKEEMLAIKSGKAKITDEELFKIINRYNALYPKKYKSKLNILSKVIYNVEIKNRKASYMNKFIKKYNGLTVEEAQKSFAKYTYPEKFLTVIVGNKEKLIPEFKKKGIKIKVIEIN